One window of Sphingomonas sp. SORGH_AS_0879 genomic DNA carries:
- a CDS encoding DegT/DnrJ/EryC1/StrS family aminotransferase, protein MSGREQKYVDEVFTTNWVAPVGPMVNRFEQDLARYTGIPHVAALSSGTAALHLALRLSGIGQGDAVWGATMTFIGGVAPICYLGAVPVFLDIARNDMLLDLDLLEQALGEADRDGTLPRVVISTDLYGHVVDGVRMRRLADRYGFVWIADAAEAMGAFRHGVHAGVGADFAIFSFNGNKIITTSGGGALASSDGDAIERARFLSTQARDPAPHYEHTTFGYNYRLSGLCAAVGVGQLEVLDERVAARRRVHDHYRARLGEMDGFTFSDEPTDMRANRWLTTVLIDPVAAGISCEDVRHALEAEQIESRPLWKPMHLQPVFAGCRALGGDVAARNFDQGLCLPSGSQMTDSDVDRVVDVILSLRRPAS, encoded by the coding sequence ATGAGCGGTCGCGAGCAAAAGTATGTAGACGAGGTCTTCACGACCAACTGGGTCGCGCCGGTCGGCCCGATGGTCAACCGCTTCGAGCAGGATCTGGCCCGTTATACGGGCATCCCGCACGTCGCGGCGCTGTCGAGCGGGACCGCCGCGCTGCACTTGGCACTGCGCCTGAGCGGGATCGGCCAGGGTGACGCGGTATGGGGCGCGACGATGACGTTCATCGGCGGGGTCGCGCCGATCTGCTACCTGGGCGCCGTGCCGGTCTTTCTGGATATCGCGCGCAACGACATGCTGCTTGACCTGGACCTGTTGGAACAGGCGCTAGGGGAGGCCGATCGCGACGGTACGTTGCCGCGGGTCGTCATCAGCACCGACCTGTACGGCCACGTCGTCGATGGCGTGCGGATGCGCCGGCTGGCCGACCGATACGGCTTTGTCTGGATCGCTGACGCGGCTGAGGCTATGGGCGCATTCCGCCATGGCGTTCATGCCGGGGTCGGGGCTGATTTCGCGATCTTTTCCTTCAATGGCAACAAGATCATCACGACGTCGGGGGGCGGCGCGCTGGCATCGTCGGATGGCGATGCGATCGAGCGCGCCCGCTTCCTGTCGACCCAGGCTCGCGATCCCGCCCCGCATTACGAGCATACGACCTTTGGCTATAATTACCGTCTGAGCGGATTGTGCGCCGCGGTCGGGGTCGGGCAGCTTGAGGTGCTGGACGAGCGCGTCGCGGCACGTCGGCGCGTTCATGATCATTATCGCGCGCGACTGGGGGAAATGGACGGGTTCACGTTCAGCGACGAGCCTACGGACATGCGCGCCAACCGCTGGCTGACGACGGTGCTGATCGATCCGGTCGCGGCTGGGATCTCGTGCGAGGACGTGCGCCATGCGCTGGAGGCGGAACAGATTGAAAGCCGTCCGCTGTGGAAGCCGATGCATCTCCAGCCCGTATTTGCCGGTTGCCGTGCGCTGGGCGGCGACGTTGCAGCGCGGAATTTCGATCAGGGCCTGTGTTTGCCGTCCGGCTCGCAGATGACCGACAGCGACGTCGACCGCGTCGTCGACGTCATCCTGTCGCTGCGGCGACCAGCATCATGA
- a CDS encoding ketoacyl-ACP synthase III yields MAEAERAELRFDKARIAGIVTTVGDRCVEFAAERERFGLGEGEADRLRRAIGLDRRQVVSGAQTTTDLCAQSARAVLAGCGVDPTAVQGLILVTQSPDHAAPSSAISLQHRLGLPVTSMAFDMRLGCSGFVYGLAVAFGLVQAGLNRVLLCVGDVASRFIDADDHAIAPIMGDAGAAILIERKDSDSWFQLYSDGSGARALMIPNSGFRNVPEDEGKPALMHMDGAAVFNFTLQRVPGMMTDILAFAGKEMDAIDQFVLHQPNKYILTNLQKRMKIPADRISMSTQSRYGNQNAASIPGTISGFLSSHYAEGKVTSLFAGFGIGLSWGACVLETDSIYAPPTQTYSGEE; encoded by the coding sequence GTGGCTGAGGCAGAGCGCGCAGAGCTGCGTTTCGACAAGGCGCGGATCGCCGGAATCGTCACCACCGTCGGGGACCGTTGTGTCGAATTCGCGGCGGAGCGGGAGCGGTTTGGTTTGGGAGAGGGCGAGGCAGATCGCCTGCGGCGTGCGATCGGTCTCGATCGGCGACAGGTGGTATCGGGCGCGCAGACGACGACTGATTTGTGCGCACAGTCCGCGCGGGCCGTGCTTGCCGGTTGCGGGGTCGATCCGACAGCGGTGCAGGGGTTGATCCTGGTGACGCAGTCACCGGACCATGCCGCGCCATCGTCGGCGATCTCGCTCCAGCACCGGCTGGGGCTGCCGGTGACCTCGATGGCATTTGACATGCGGCTGGGCTGTAGCGGCTTCGTCTATGGTCTTGCGGTCGCGTTCGGGTTGGTACAGGCCGGGTTGAACCGGGTGCTGTTGTGCGTCGGCGATGTCGCAAGCCGTTTCATCGATGCCGACGATCATGCGATCGCGCCAATCATGGGCGATGCGGGCGCCGCGATCCTGATCGAACGCAAGGACAGCGATAGCTGGTTCCAGCTCTATTCGGACGGATCGGGCGCACGGGCGCTGATGATCCCCAACAGTGGCTTCCGGAATGTGCCCGAGGATGAAGGCAAGCCCGCGCTGATGCATATGGACGGCGCGGCGGTGTTCAACTTCACCCTTCAACGCGTCCCCGGCATGATGACCGACATCCTGGCCTTCGCAGGCAAGGAAATGGACGCGATCGACCAGTTCGTCCTGCATCAGCCCAACAAGTATATCCTGACCAACTTGCAGAAGCGTATGAAGATACCCGCGGACAGGATCAGCATGTCCACCCAGTCGCGCTATGGCAATCAGAACGCCGCCTCGATCCCCGGTACGATTTCCGGCTTTTTGTCGTCGCACTATGCAGAGGGCAAGGTCACTTCGCTCTTCGCTGGCTTCGGCATCGGGCTGAGTTGGGGTGCATGCGTATTGGAAACCGACAGCATCTACGCCCCGCCGACCCAGACCTATTCCGGAGAAGAATGA
- a CDS encoding sugar transferase yields MMKRLFDLAVASLCLILFSPIMLVLAVMIARRMGRPVIFAQQRPGLGGRPFRMYKFRTMNDRRDADGMLLPDGERLTRLGQWLRSSSLDELPGLWNVLRGDMSLVGPRPLLMAYLDRYSPEQARRHLVRPGITGWAQVNGRNALTWKQKFELDTWYVDHRSFWLDLRILVMTVTRVIRRDDINAADAATMPEFLGEQELPPAGH; encoded by the coding sequence ATGATGAAGCGGCTGTTCGATCTGGCTGTGGCGTCGCTGTGCCTGATCCTCTTTTCGCCGATAATGCTGGTGCTGGCGGTCATGATCGCGCGGCGTATGGGAAGACCGGTGATCTTCGCGCAGCAGCGTCCGGGACTGGGTGGTCGACCGTTCCGCATGTATAAATTCCGTACCATGAACGATCGGCGCGACGCCGACGGCATGTTGTTGCCGGATGGCGAGCGCCTGACCAGGCTGGGACAGTGGCTGCGCAGTTCCAGCCTCGACGAGCTGCCTGGACTTTGGAACGTCCTGCGCGGCGATATGAGCCTGGTCGGACCGCGCCCGCTGCTGATGGCCTATCTGGATCGCTACAGCCCGGAACAGGCGCGCCGTCATCTGGTGCGACCGGGCATCACCGGCTGGGCTCAGGTGAATGGCCGCAATGCGTTGACATGGAAGCAGAAGTTCGAGTTAGACACTTGGTATGTCGATCACCGCTCCTTCTGGCTTGACCTTCGCATCCTAGTGATGACCGTCACGCGCGTGATCCGGCGTGACGATATCAATGCCGCAGACGCAGCGACGATGCCGGAATTTCTGGGCGAGCAGGAGCTGCCGCCAGCGGGCCATTAA
- the tnpB gene encoding IS66 family insertion sequence element accessory protein TnpB (TnpB, as the term is used for proteins encoded by IS66 family insertion elements, is considered an accessory protein, since TnpC, encoded by a neighboring gene, is a DDE family transposase.), with translation MIPPGARVWIAMGHTDMRKGMQGLALMVQQQLHRDPHGGDLFVFRGRIGSLVKIIWHDGLGMSLYAKRLEKGRFVWPSAKDGVVSLTASQLACLLEGIDWRNPQYSWRPASAG, from the coding sequence ATGATCCCGCCGGGTGCCAGGGTGTGGATCGCGATGGGCCACACCGACATGAGGAAGGGCATGCAGGGGCTGGCGCTCATGGTGCAGCAGCAACTCCACCGCGACCCGCATGGCGGCGACCTGTTCGTGTTCCGGGGCCGGATCGGCTCGCTGGTGAAGATCATCTGGCACGATGGCCTGGGCATGTCGCTCTATGCCAAACGGTTGGAGAAGGGCCGGTTCGTCTGGCCCTCGGCGAAGGACGGCGTGGTGTCGCTGACAGCCTCGCAGCTGGCCTGCCTGCTCGAGGGCATCGACTGGCGGAACCCGCAGTATAGCTGGCGCCCGGCGAGCGCCGGATAG
- a CDS encoding VOC family protein — MYLHHVGYVVRDIEAYARGLPGLEQVRMVEDPLQQARLALYGVGGSAAPYVELIQPLTAEAFTWQHIDRVGEGLHHICYGGLDEAGVMAVIRERRMLKVRGPIPAVLFGRDVIFAVTQKKAIVEFVL; from the coding sequence ATGTATTTGCACCATGTCGGATATGTCGTGCGCGACATCGAGGCCTATGCCCGCGGCCTGCCCGGGCTGGAGCAGGTGCGGATGGTCGAGGATCCGCTGCAACAGGCGCGGCTGGCACTCTATGGTGTCGGTGGATCGGCCGCCCCTTATGTCGAACTGATCCAGCCGCTGACCGCCGAAGCATTCACTTGGCAGCATATCGACCGCGTAGGGGAAGGGCTGCACCATATTTGTTACGGTGGCCTCGACGAAGCGGGCGTTATGGCGGTGATTCGCGAGCGGCGTATGCTCAAGGTACGCGGTCCCATCCCTGCGGTTTTGTTCGGGCGGGACGTGATCTTCGCCGTGACGCAGAAGAAGGCGATCGTGGAGTTCGTGTTGTGA
- a CDS encoding transposase → MTILRGPERRRRWSDEQRERILAEAFHSGARVCDVARRHDVARSLIYQWRRAAVRQAEPRFVPAVVVDDAPRPVSEPVVAAVLDLPDGGRLRIFASASPALAAAALKALR, encoded by the coding sequence ATGACGATATTGAGGGGGCCGGAGCGTCGGCGTCGCTGGAGTGACGAGCAGCGCGAGCGCATCCTGGCGGAAGCGTTTCATTCGGGTGCCAGGGTCTGCGATGTTGCCCGGCGGCATGACGTGGCTCGCAGCCTGATCTACCAGTGGCGCCGTGCCGCGGTTCGCCAGGCGGAGCCGAGGTTCGTGCCGGCGGTGGTCGTGGACGATGCGCCTCGGCCGGTATCCGAGCCGGTCGTGGCGGCCGTGCTCGATCTGCCCGATGGCGGCCGCCTGAGGATATTCGCCTCGGCGTCACCGGCGCTGGCGGCCGCGGCGCTGAAGGCGCTGCGATGA
- a CDS encoding ParB/RepB/Spo0J family partition protein, translated as MARKQSDYLAALLAEEEGDAPSTTPVREAQADRVRTTTLLGRESALARVASGEVRQVTQLLLDPARVRVWPGNARNYDLLTEEHCRELIDSIIAEGGQKVPAVVRRIEGDPDHDYEVIAGTRRHWSISWLRANSYPDMLFVAQVANLDDEAAFRLADLENRARADVSDLERARNYLSALTTHYGNHQTRMAERLKLSKGWLSKMLKVAALPDVVIAAFASPYEVQLKPGYALAQAMQDKGEAKAIIGVAQYITRQQVERREDGLPPIPASEVLRRLLTARKMMMGEDGEPERYRYHNRYGRVVLSVQSANRQGVTVRLHAGSGADVEEIVKALRGALAHLEETGRGLQP; from the coding sequence ATGGCGCGTAAACAATCCGACTATCTGGCGGCACTTCTGGCGGAGGAAGAGGGCGACGCCCCCTCCACGACCCCGGTCCGCGAGGCGCAGGCGGACCGCGTCCGCACCACCACGTTGCTGGGTCGCGAATCCGCACTGGCGCGGGTCGCCAGCGGCGAGGTGCGGCAGGTCACGCAGTTGCTGCTCGATCCGGCGCGTGTCCGGGTCTGGCCCGGCAATGCCCGCAACTATGACCTGCTGACCGAGGAACATTGCCGCGAACTGATCGACTCGATCATCGCGGAAGGGGGGCAGAAAGTCCCCGCCGTGGTCCGCCGGATCGAGGGCGACCCGGACCATGATTATGAGGTGATCGCGGGCACGCGGCGTCACTGGTCGATCTCGTGGCTGCGGGCGAACAGCTATCCCGACATGCTCTTCGTGGCGCAGGTCGCGAATCTGGACGACGAGGCGGCGTTCCGCCTGGCCGATCTGGAGAACCGCGCGCGCGCCGATGTGTCCGATCTGGAGCGGGCGCGCAATTACCTGTCGGCGCTGACCACCCATTATGGCAATCACCAGACGCGGATGGCCGAGCGGTTGAAGCTGTCCAAGGGCTGGCTGTCCAAGATGCTCAAGGTCGCCGCGCTCCCCGATGTCGTGATCGCGGCTTTCGCTTCGCCCTATGAGGTTCAGTTGAAGCCGGGCTATGCGCTGGCCCAGGCGATGCAGGACAAAGGGGAGGCCAAGGCGATCATCGGCGTCGCCCAGTATATCACGCGCCAACAGGTCGAGCGGCGTGAGGACGGCCTGCCCCCCATCCCGGCCAGCGAAGTCCTGCGCCGCCTGCTGACCGCGCGCAAGATGATGATGGGCGAGGATGGGGAGCCAGAGCGCTACCGCTATCACAATCGCTATGGCCGCGTCGTGCTGTCGGTTCAGTCGGCCAACCGCCAGGGCGTGACGGTGCGCCTCCATGCCGGTTCGGGTGCGGATGTCGAGGAAATTGTGAAGGCGTTGCGCGGTGCGCTGGCGCATCTCGAAGAGACGGGGCGGGGGCTTCAACCCTGA
- a CDS encoding replication initiator protein A, with protein sequence MSTKPKDGRSEQFELFLPYLADLPLRDQREMMERPFFSLAKSKRVKPIDYRSPDGKLWVHVSGNPDYGMATIWDADILIYCASMLADMARRGINDVPRKLHLMPYDLLRAIGRQPTGRAYELLGQALDRLVSTTVKTNIRAENRREATFSWLDGWTQLVDEKTERSRGMTIELSSWFYEGVLMTGGVLSIDRAYFDISGGRERWLYKVARKHAGGAGEAGFAISMPTLFEKSGAEGQYRRFKFEIAKIVERNALPGYALSLEHHEGKREPSLRMRRRTEGEGGAPSARPNAGRPKQAKRPHDPAPTAATPQAASEPDVDVTSVIRRSVKSLSSRATFGEITDATLALLRSECPGWDYQTLHAEFKAWVEGDPARTPASYQNAFIGYVRRFDAKNRHLLR encoded by the coding sequence ATGAGCACCAAGCCCAAGGACGGCAGGTCCGAGCAGTTCGAGCTGTTCCTGCCCTATCTCGCCGATCTGCCGCTGCGCGATCAGCGCGAGATGATGGAGCGCCCTTTCTTCAGCCTGGCCAAGTCCAAGCGGGTCAAACCGATCGACTATCGTTCCCCCGACGGCAAGCTGTGGGTGCATGTGTCGGGCAATCCCGATTACGGTATGGCGACGATATGGGATGCCGACATCCTGATCTACTGCGCATCGATGCTGGCTGACATGGCCCGGCGCGGGATCAACGACGTACCGCGCAAGCTGCACCTGATGCCCTACGACCTGCTGCGCGCGATCGGGCGCCAGCCGACGGGACGCGCCTATGAGCTGCTCGGCCAGGCGCTCGACCGGCTGGTGTCGACAACGGTCAAGACCAATATCCGCGCCGAGAACCGGCGTGAGGCAACGTTCAGCTGGCTCGACGGCTGGACCCAGCTCGTCGACGAAAAGACCGAACGTTCGCGCGGGATGACCATCGAGCTGTCGAGTTGGTTCTATGAAGGCGTGCTGATGACGGGCGGGGTCTTGTCGATCGACCGCGCCTATTTCGACATTTCGGGCGGTCGCGAACGCTGGCTGTACAAGGTCGCGCGCAAACATGCGGGCGGAGCAGGAGAGGCAGGCTTCGCCATCTCGATGCCCACATTGTTCGAAAAGTCGGGCGCGGAAGGGCAATATCGCCGCTTCAAGTTCGAGATCGCCAAGATCGTCGAGCGCAACGCGCTGCCCGGCTATGCGCTGTCGCTCGAACATCACGAGGGGAAGCGCGAGCCCAGCTTGCGGATGCGTCGCCGAACGGAAGGGGAGGGGGGCGCGCCCTCCGCCCGCCCGAACGCTGGCCGTCCGAAACAGGCCAAGCGCCCCCACGATCCCGCTCCGACTGCGGCGACGCCCCAAGCCGCGTCCGAACCGGATGTCGACGTCACCTCGGTCATCCGGCGGAGCGTCAAGAGCCTGTCCAGCCGCGCGACCTTCGGCGAGATCACGGACGCGACACTGGCGCTGCTCCGGTCTGAATGTCCCGGCTGGGACTATCAGACCCTCCACGCCGAGTTCAAAGCCTGGGTCGAAGGCGATCCGGCCCGCACCCCCGCCAGCTATCAGAACGCCTTTATCGGCTATGTGCGTCGCTTCGACGCCAAGAACCGGCATCTGCTTCGCTGA
- a CDS encoding MauE/DoxX family redox-associated membrane protein, producing the protein MGIGPQPEKMMATPPPLRKIATLYRMVMPTHTCPYGLKAKDLLRRQGYEVEDHLLRTREETDAFKAEHGVKTTPQVFIGGERVGGYDDLRRFFGKRVADPRATSYRPVAALFAMTALMALAASQAVYATPFTLRAGEWFVAFSMAVLALLKLQNVESFATMFLNYDLLAKRWVPYSYAYPFAEGLAGVLMIAGVLTWISVPVALFIGGVGAVSVVKAVYIDRRELKCACVGGASNVPLGFLSLTENVMMIAMAVWMVVRHG; encoded by the coding sequence ATGGGGATCGGACCCCAGCCGGAGAAGATGATGGCGACGCCCCCGCCCCTACGCAAGATTGCGACCCTGTACCGCATGGTGATGCCCACCCACACCTGCCCCTATGGCCTGAAGGCGAAGGACCTGCTGCGCCGACAAGGTTACGAGGTCGAGGATCACCTCTTGCGCACCCGTGAGGAAACCGACGCCTTCAAGGCCGAGCATGGCGTGAAGACGACGCCGCAGGTCTTTATCGGGGGCGAGCGGGTCGGCGGCTATGACGATCTGCGCCGTTTCTTCGGCAAGCGGGTGGCCGATCCCAGGGCGACCAGCTATCGCCCGGTCGCCGCCCTGTTCGCGATGACCGCGCTGATGGCGCTGGCCGCATCCCAGGCGGTCTATGCCACGCCGTTCACGCTACGCGCGGGCGAATGGTTCGTCGCGTTCAGCATGGCGGTGCTCGCGCTGCTGAAGCTCCAGAATGTCGAGAGCTTCGCGACCATGTTCCTGAACTACGACCTGCTGGCGAAGCGCTGGGTCCCCTATTCCTATGCCTATCCCTTTGCCGAGGGGCTGGCGGGGGTGCTGATGATCGCGGGCGTGTTGACCTGGATCTCGGTGCCGGTCGCGCTGTTCATCGGGGGCGTGGGCGCGGTGTCGGTGGTCAAGGCGGTCTATATCGACCGGCGCGAATTGAAATGCGCCTGTGTCGGCGGGGCGAGCAATGTGCCGCTGGGGTTCCTGTCGCTGACCGAGAATGTGATGATGATCGCGATGGCGGTTTGGATGGTGGTCCGGCACGGGTGA
- a CDS encoding SDR family NAD(P)-dependent oxidoreductase, whose protein sequence is MADPEAASPHAVVVGASSGIGLSVAQRLAERMPVTALARRVERFGTAGHDGIIGLFCDVDDSASIDAALTQAVAERGKISALVYCAGAQVIKPMRAMKPAEIDRVIDVNIKGALHVARHMASARIAQADAVFCGVSSIAATRPEPGIVAYAAAKAALDAMIKGLARELAPRRFVGVAPGWLDTEMTQSQAHIYNAQFREELEKRTPLGITSVQAVTDLILYLLSPAAGSITGQIVTIDGGASL, encoded by the coding sequence ATGGCTGATCCCGAGGCGGCATCGCCCCATGCCGTTGTTGTCGGCGCGTCGAGCGGGATCGGTCTTTCGGTCGCGCAGCGGCTGGCGGAACGCATGCCCGTTACGGCGCTGGCGCGGCGTGTCGAACGGTTTGGGACGGCGGGCCATGACGGCATCATCGGGCTGTTCTGCGATGTGGACGACAGCGCCAGCATCGATGCGGCGTTGACCCAGGCCGTGGCCGAACGGGGCAAGATCTCGGCCTTGGTCTATTGTGCGGGCGCGCAAGTCATCAAGCCGATGCGTGCGATGAAGCCCGCGGAGATCGACCGGGTGATAGACGTGAATATCAAGGGTGCACTGCACGTTGCCCGGCACATGGCGAGCGCGCGCATCGCACAGGCGGATGCGGTATTCTGCGGGGTTTCATCGATTGCGGCCACGCGGCCTGAGCCGGGGATCGTCGCCTATGCCGCGGCGAAGGCGGCGCTGGACGCGATGATCAAGGGGCTGGCGCGTGAACTGGCGCCGCGCCGTTTCGTCGGTGTCGCGCCGGGCTGGCTCGATACTGAGATGACGCAGTCGCAGGCGCATATCTACAACGCCCAGTTTCGCGAGGAACTGGAGAAGCGTACCCCGCTGGGCATCACCTCGGTGCAGGCGGTGACCGATCTGATCCTGTACCTGCTGTCGCCAGCGGCCGGCTCGATCACGGGCCAGATCGTGACTATCGACGGCGGGGCCTCGCTCTAG
- a CDS encoding HAD family hydrolase, whose amino-acid sequence MPIGHLSPLLFQQGFSVSKHLSIELAGDIITQPLGRLGRALEGIDVSVRHHDIDQHSQVLIDESRADVLILHAGLSHFLHDGNIEAASEQMAQYCELLARAAARGSTLIVVNNLLAVPGQRIVGIDGLKLADGIATLNQMLTRCAESHPMLSVADLAGVVSRVGTDRAISIQNDLVMRMPYTQHVLPAIIAEYARIVRERFVPRKKVVVLDADNTLWGGVIGEDGVDGVEIGSEYPGIVYQRFQQQLRALRDSGVLLAMVSKNNHGDVAELFAKRAMPLALSDFTATRINWERKSQNIASIAQELNVGVDSMVFIDDNPFELEEVGRSLPGVSGHRFDGGRAADALALLGTITDLGCWSLTAEDRAKSQQYDQEAQRQTIAQSAETIEDYIRSLDIRIEVGLNRTAQVKRIAQLTNKTNQFNLTTRRCSEAEMLALMQRAHVYDFRVIDRFGDMGIVGVVIVADGMIDTFLMSCRAIGRRIEQEMLRHVCEQEEGAVKGVLIPTAKNGMVADFYTDNGFTFADEAEGIRYFQYAGGPRVSAPLTIKKVD is encoded by the coding sequence GTGCCGATCGGACATCTATCTCCTCTTCTTTTTCAACAAGGTTTTTCCGTGTCCAAGCACCTATCGATCGAATTGGCGGGTGACATCATCACGCAACCGCTCGGCCGGCTCGGGCGGGCGCTTGAGGGGATCGATGTGAGCGTGCGGCACCACGACATCGACCAGCACAGTCAGGTTCTGATCGATGAGAGTCGAGCCGACGTTCTGATCCTTCATGCGGGACTGTCCCATTTCCTGCACGACGGCAACATAGAGGCAGCAAGCGAGCAGATGGCGCAATATTGTGAGCTGCTGGCCAGGGCCGCGGCTCGGGGATCGACGCTGATTGTCGTCAACAATCTGCTGGCGGTTCCTGGTCAGCGGATCGTCGGGATCGATGGGCTGAAGCTGGCCGATGGAATTGCGACGCTCAATCAGATGCTGACGCGCTGTGCGGAGAGCCATCCGATGCTCTCGGTCGCCGATCTCGCCGGGGTCGTAAGCCGGGTCGGGACCGATCGCGCGATCAGCATCCAGAATGACCTGGTCATGCGGATGCCCTATACCCAGCATGTCCTGCCCGCGATCATAGCGGAATATGCCCGCATCGTCCGCGAACGCTTCGTGCCGCGCAAGAAGGTGGTAGTGCTGGACGCGGACAACACGCTCTGGGGCGGGGTGATCGGGGAAGATGGGGTGGACGGTGTCGAGATCGGCAGCGAATATCCCGGTATCGTGTACCAGCGTTTCCAGCAACAGCTGCGCGCGTTGCGTGACAGTGGCGTCCTGCTGGCGATGGTATCGAAAAACAATCATGGCGATGTCGCCGAACTGTTCGCCAAGCGCGCGATGCCGCTGGCGCTGTCGGATTTCACCGCGACCCGGATCAACTGGGAGCGCAAGAGCCAGAACATCGCCTCGATCGCGCAGGAGCTGAACGTCGGCGTCGATTCGATGGTATTCATCGACGACAATCCGTTCGAGTTGGAGGAGGTCGGCCGGTCGCTGCCCGGGGTGTCGGGGCATCGTTTCGATGGGGGTAGGGCTGCGGACGCGCTGGCGCTGCTTGGAACCATAACCGACCTGGGCTGCTGGTCGTTGACCGCCGAGGACCGAGCCAAGTCGCAGCAATATGACCAGGAGGCGCAACGGCAGACGATCGCGCAGTCTGCTGAGACGATCGAGGACTATATCCGCTCGCTCGATATCCGCATCGAGGTCGGATTGAACCGCACCGCACAGGTGAAGCGGATCGCGCAGCTGACCAACAAGACCAACCAGTTCAACCTGACGACACGGCGGTGTAGCGAGGCGGAGATGCTGGCGCTGATGCAGCGCGCCCATGTCTATGATTTCCGTGTCATCGATCGTTTCGGTGACATGGGGATCGTCGGCGTGGTGATTGTAGCCGACGGGATGATCGATACATTTCTGATGAGCTGCCGCGCGATTGGCCGGAGGATCGAGCAGGAGATGCTGCGCCATGTTTGCGAACAGGAGGAAGGGGCGGTAAAGGGCGTCCTTATACCGACGGCCAAGAATGGGATGGTGGCGGATTTCTATACGGATAACGGCTTTACGTTCGCTGACGAAGCGGAGGGGATACGTTATTTTCAATATGCAGGCGGTCCGCGTGTTTCGGCACCGCTGACAATCAAAAAGGTGGATTGA
- a CDS encoding IS3 family transposase (programmed frameshift) — MKRKQFSEEQIIGILKEAEAGAVVTELCRKHGMSSATYYAWKAKFGGLEVSDAKRLRSLEEENARLKRLLADTMLDNAGLKDLLSKKLVTPAAKRQAVAHLQATLGMSERRACTVVGADRTSMRYRSCRADDGDLRSRLRELAQQRRRFGYRRLHILLRRDGITINRKKTQRLYREEGLTVRRRKGRRRATGSRAPASVLALPNQRWSLDFVHDQLVTGRRFRVLNIVDDVTRECLRAVVDTSISGRRVVRELADLIAERGRPKMIVSDNGTELTSNAVLAWSGDARIEWHYIAPGKPTQNGFVESFNGRMRDELLNETLFFTIGQARSILARWVDDYNNERPHSSLGYATPAAFAAGLEQQRAGLTPPVASPALMRENHGRSLVAAG; from the exons ATGAAGCGGAAGCAGTTTTCGGAAGAGCAGATCATCGGCATCCTGAAGGAGGCCGAGGCGGGTGCGGTGGTGACGGAGCTGTGCCGCAAGCACGGGATGTCGAGCGCGACTTACTATGCGTGGAAGGCGAAGTTCGGCGGCCTGGAGGTATCCGACGCAAAGCGCCTGCGGTCGCTCGAAGAGGAGAACGCCCGGCTCAAACGGCTACTGGCGGACACGATGCTGGACAATGCGGGGTTGAAAGACCTGCTGTCAAAAAAGT TGGTGACGCCCGCCGCGAAGCGGCAAGCGGTCGCGCATCTCCAGGCGACGCTGGGGATGAGCGAGCGGCGGGCATGCACGGTCGTTGGGGCAGACCGCACGAGCATGCGGTATCGCTCGTGCCGGGCGGATGATGGCGACCTGCGGTCGCGGCTGCGCGAGCTGGCGCAGCAACGCCGACGGTTCGGCTATCGGCGTCTGCACATCCTGCTGCGCCGGGACGGCATCACGATCAACCGCAAGAAGACCCAGCGGCTCTATCGTGAGGAGGGTTTGACGGTCAGGCGCCGGAAGGGACGAAGGCGCGCCACAGGCAGCCGTGCGCCCGCGTCAGTGCTGGCGCTTCCCAACCAGCGCTGGAGTCTGGACTTCGTCCACGACCAGCTCGTGACCGGCCGTCGGTTCCGCGTGCTCAACATCGTCGATGACGTCACGCGCGAATGCCTTCGGGCGGTGGTGGACACGTCGATCTCGGGCCGGCGGGTCGTGCGCGAGCTGGCCGATCTGATCGCCGAGCGTGGCAGGCCGAAGATGATCGTCAGCGACAACGGGACCGAACTGACGTCGAACGCGGTGCTCGCCTGGTCCGGCGATGCCCGCATCGAGTGGCATTACATCGCGCCGGGCAAGCCCACGCAGAACGGGTTCGTCGAGAGCTTTAACGGTCGCATGCGCGACGAGCTGCTCAACGAGACGCTGTTCTTCACCATCGGTCAGGCCCGCTCGATTCTGGCCCGCTGGGTCGACGACTACAACAACGAGCGTCCGCACTCCTCGCTCGGCTACGCCACTCCGGCAGCCTTCGCTGCCGGGCTCGAACAGCAACGGGCGGGGTTAACCCCGCCCGTTGCTTCACCTGCGCTTATGCGCGAAAACCACGGTCGGTCTCTGGTTGCCGCTGGATGA